AATACCTGGATATGACTGAAAACTACCGGGAAGAAAATCTCATCGAACGAACGGAGGTTTACCTGAATGAGGTTGTGGTTCAAAGTCTTGAAAAATCAGTGGAAGTCTTATCCACCTGTGAGATGCTACCTCCAATAGCAGAGGAGGTTGGAATTCCAAGTAGATGTGTGGAGGCTATTGCCATGAATGCTTGCAAGGAACAATTAGTATCAGGTTTGTCTAGGTTGGAATGTGACAGTGAATCTACGGAGCTTAGGAGTGGTCTTGAGTGGTGGGTTGAAGATCTCTCAGTGCTGAGGATTGATTTCTATCAGAGAGTTATTTGTGCCATGGGGAGAATGGGTGTTCGACCTGATAGCATTGTCGGATCTTTAGTTCATTATGCTCAAGCATCATTAAAAGGCATTGGAAAGTGTCAAATATGGAATCCAGCAAGGACCAGACCAACTTCTGGCTTGGTAGAAAATGACCAGAAGGCAATTGTGGAAACTCTTGTTAGTCTAATGCCAACAGAGAAAAGTTCATCCATTCccatgaattttctttttgggatgTTGAGGATGGCTATCATGGTGGATGCTACCATTGCATGCAAGCTTGAGCTCGAAAGGAGGATAGCTCTTAGGTTGGAAGTGGTTTTACTTGATGATCTGCTTATACCATCTGTCCAAACTGGGGATTCATTATTTGATGTTGATACTGTCCATCGGATATTGGTGAATTTCCTGCAGCGAATTGAAGAGGAGGAAAATGAAGATTATGGCTATGAATCAGAATGCCTTGGTTCTCCAAGCCATGGTTCTATGTTGAAAGTAGGGCAGCTTATTGATGCATATCTTGCAGAAATTGCCCCTGATCCTTATCTGAGTCTACAGAAATTTATTGCTATGATTGAGATACTGCCTGATTATGCTCGTGTCATTGATGATGGGCTTTATAGAGCAATTGATATTTATTTGAAGGTAAATATTGCAATATCAATGGTTTAAAATTATAAGTAACCTTTGGCAGATCATTTCCATTATTGTTGCAACCAAAGATAGATCTTGCAGTTCACAGCCACCCACGCTATACACGACTTAGTTGCTACTATTATCAAACTTACTTTTGTGTCTTCTATTATGcttgatttcatttttcattcattgGAAGTGAcgattttttatgtttcaaaagatgATCTTCTTGCATCTAATATCAGTAGTTTCTAACCATCAACTTATTAGCTAATTTgcttatgtacaact
The DNA window shown above is from Quercus lobata isolate SW786 chromosome 7, ValleyOak3.0 Primary Assembly, whole genome shotgun sequence and carries:
- the LOC115953372 gene encoding BTB/POZ domain-containing protein At3g08570-like, with the protein product MVSETSFSSYNRSPTPKFCNSFTTRIFSDVAGDVTIVVDGESFLLHKFPLVSRSGKIRKMVADAKDSNISKLELLNLPGGPQTFELAMKFCYGMNFEITCANVARLRCAAEYLDMTENYREENLIERTEVYLNEVVVQSLEKSVEVLSTCEMLPPIAEEVGIPSRCVEAIAMNACKEQLVSGLSRLECDSESTELRSGLEWWVEDLSVLRIDFYQRVICAMGRMGVRPDSIVGSLVHYAQASLKGIGKCQIWNPARTRPTSGLVENDQKAIVETLVSLMPTEKSSSIPMNFLFGMLRMAIMVDATIACKLELERRIALRLEVVLLDDLLIPSVQTGDSLFDVDTVHRILVNFLQRIEEEENEDYGYESECLGSPSHGSMLKVGQLIDAYLAEIAPDPYLSLQKFIAMIEILPDYARVIDDGLYRAIDIYLKAHSMLTDNECKKLCKFIDCQKLSQEACNHAAQNDRLPVQMAVRVLYFEQLRLKDALSGSSGDGFLSQRISSGVPSAAMSPRDNYASLRRENRELKLEVSRMRVRLSELEKEQTFMKQGMIDKAGNGKTFLTSLSKGIGRIGIFSGPAGGKRHKNGRKSRGADGKTGRSRRHSVS